One genomic region from Cetobacterium sp. 8H encodes:
- a CDS encoding low specificity L-threonine aldolase produces MKKSFASDNYSGVHPRILEKISEVNLGHVSAYGADDVTKEAINEIKNIFGDVEVFFVFNGTGANVLSLEGLKNKVSAVICPESAHIVQDETGAPSKITGMQLLTVPSDDGKLDLDAAEKWLTFKNTFHKPNADIISISQTTESGTIYTLDEIRAVSKFAKKHNMFLHMDGARISNAAVALGCSFKEMTGDLGVDVLSFGGTKNGLMFGEAIIFFNKELAKNFDWIRKQNLQLYSKMRFLSAQFIPYVKENLWFECAKNANDIAKYLEKELISIDISITNEVLANAVFAILPPEIIPSLQEHYHFYIWNENKHEVRLVTSFDSTKEDVNNFIKKIKELLGK; encoded by the coding sequence ATGAAAAAATCTTTTGCAAGTGACAATTATAGTGGTGTTCATCCTAGAATTTTAGAAAAAATATCAGAAGTTAACCTTGGACATGTTTCAGCTTACGGAGCTGACGATGTAACAAAAGAAGCTATTAATGAAATTAAAAATATTTTCGGAGATGTAGAAGTTTTCTTCGTTTTTAATGGAACAGGTGCCAATGTTTTATCTTTAGAAGGACTTAAAAATAAAGTGTCCGCTGTTATTTGCCCAGAGAGTGCTCATATTGTTCAAGACGAAACTGGTGCTCCTTCTAAAATAACCGGTATGCAACTATTAACTGTTCCAAGTGATGACGGTAAATTAGATTTAGATGCAGCTGAAAAATGGCTAACTTTTAAAAATACTTTTCATAAACCTAATGCTGACATCATCTCTATTAGCCAAACAACTGAATCTGGAACTATCTATACTTTAGATGAGATTCGAGCAGTTTCTAAATTTGCTAAAAAACACAATATGTTTCTTCATATGGATGGAGCTAGAATTTCTAATGCGGCTGTGGCTTTAGGATGTTCATTTAAAGAAATGACTGGGGACTTAGGGGTTGATGTTTTATCTTTTGGTGGAACAAAAAATGGACTAATGTTTGGAGAAGCTATTATATTTTTCAACAAAGAACTAGCTAAAAATTTTGATTGGATAAGAAAACAAAATCTTCAACTTTATTCTAAAATGAGATTTTTATCTGCTCAATTTATTCCGTATGTAAAAGAAAACTTATGGTTTGAATGTGCTAAAAATGCAAATGATATTGCTAAATATTTGGAAAAAGAATTAATTTCTATCGATATTTCTATAACAAATGAAGTTTTAGCTAATGCTGTTTTTGCTATTCTTCCTCCTGAAATTATTCCTTCTTTACAAGAGCATTATCACTTCTATATATGGAATGAAAACAAGCATGAAGTGAGACTTGTAACCTCTTTTGATAGTACAAAAGAAGATGTAAATAATTTCATAAAAAAAATTAAAGAATTACTAGGAAAATAA
- a CDS encoding PTS glucose transporter subunit IIA, with the protein MGLFDFFKKKKEDEWFNIYSPLNGKVIPLSEIPDDAFSQKMIGDGCGIDPTEGSVCAPVAGEIDIFATNHAVSFEVSNGLELIVHFGIDTVKLNGEGFTRIAEPGSNVEVKDELIKYDLAYIKEHAKSTKTPVIIANMDIVEAIEVVASGDVKVGDLLMRVKIKK; encoded by the coding sequence ATGGGATTATTTGATTTCTTTAAAAAGAAAAAAGAGGATGAGTGGTTTAATATTTATTCACCACTAAACGGAAAAGTTATTCCTCTAAGCGAAATACCAGACGACGCTTTTTCACAAAAAATGATAGGAGATGGATGTGGAATTGATCCTACTGAAGGTTCAGTATGCGCACCTGTTGCTGGAGAAATTGATATTTTTGCAACTAACCACGCTGTTAGTTTTGAGGTTTCTAATGGACTTGAACTAATCGTTCACTTTGGAATTGACACAGTAAAATTAAATGGTGAAGGATTCACTAGAATTGCTGAGCCAGGATCAAATGTTGAGGTTAAAGATGAACTTATTAAATATGATTTAGCTTACATCAAAGAACATGCTAAATCTACTAAGACTCCTGTTATCATAGCTAATATGGACATTGTTGAAGCTATTGAAGTTGTTGCTTCTGGCGATGTTAAAGTAGGAGACCTTTTAATGAGAGTTAAAATCAAAAAGTAA
- a CDS encoding fumarate hydratase, producing MRVLDLNLVTDEVARLCIEANYFIGSDVLNKIKECQKTETSELGKVILGQIIENDEIAANDNVPMCQDTGLVVVFLEIGTEVKIDGDIYAAVNAGVAKGYKDGYLRKSVIRHPLDRVNTQDNTPAVIHTKLVPGSDKVKIIVAPKGGGSENMSALKMFKPADGVKAIKEFVVDTIKNAGGNPCPPIVVGVGIGGNFERCAELAKESLLREIDDVNPDPIAAALEAELLELVNNTNVGPQGLGGTTTALAVKVETQACHFASLPVAINLNCHAARHKEVTL from the coding sequence ATGAGAGTATTAGATTTAAATTTAGTTACTGATGAAGTAGCTAGACTTTGTATTGAAGCTAACTACTTTATTGGTAGCGATGTTTTAAACAAAATCAAAGAGTGTCAAAAAACAGAAACAAGCGAATTAGGAAAGGTTATTTTAGGTCAGATCATTGAAAATGATGAGATTGCTGCAAATGATAATGTTCCTATGTGTCAAGACACTGGACTTGTTGTTGTATTTTTAGAAATTGGAACTGAAGTGAAGATTGATGGGGATATCTACGCTGCTGTTAATGCTGGAGTTGCAAAGGGGTATAAAGATGGATATCTAAGAAAATCTGTTATCAGACATCCTTTAGATAGAGTTAATACTCAAGATAATACTCCTGCTGTTATTCATACAAAACTTGTTCCAGGGTCTGATAAGGTTAAAATAATTGTTGCTCCAAAAGGTGGAGGTTCTGAAAACATGAGTGCTTTAAAAATGTTTAAACCTGCCGATGGAGTTAAAGCAATTAAAGAGTTTGTTGTTGATACAATTAAAAATGCTGGTGGAAACCCTTGCCCTCCTATCGTTGTTGGTGTAGGAATTGGTGGAAACTTTGAAAGATGTGCTGAACTTGCAAAAGAATCTCTTTTAAGAGAGATTGACGATGTAAACCCAGATCCTATTGCTGCTGCTTTAGAAGCTGAACTTTTAGAATTAGTAAACAATACTAATGTAGGTCCACAAGGTCTTGGAGGAACAACTACAGCTCTTGCTGTTAAAGTTGAGACTCAAGCTTGTCACTTCGCTTCATTACCTGTTGCTATTAATTTAAACTGCCATGCTGCTAGACACAAGGAGGTTACATTATGA
- a CDS encoding Fe-S-containing hydro-lyase produces MIKLTTPLRDEDIKNLKSGDAVTITGVIYTARDAAHARLVKLLEEGKELPFDVKGQIIYYAGPTPAKPGQPIGSCGPTTSYRMDSYSPAILDQGLKGMIGKGARDSKVKESIVKNHAVYFAAVGGAAALIAKSVKSSEIIAYEDLGAEAIRRLEVVDFPAIVINDCNGNDLYEIARNSSK; encoded by the coding sequence ATGATCAAACTAACTACTCCGTTGAGAGATGAAGATATAAAAAATTTAAAGTCAGGAGATGCTGTAACTATAACTGGTGTTATATACACTGCTAGAGATGCCGCTCATGCTAGACTTGTAAAACTTTTAGAAGAAGGAAAAGAACTTCCTTTTGATGTAAAAGGTCAAATCATTTATTATGCTGGTCCTACACCTGCAAAACCTGGTCAACCTATTGGAAGCTGTGGTCCTACAACAAGTTATAGAATGGACTCTTACTCTCCTGCTATTTTAGATCAGGGATTAAAAGGGATGATTGGTAAAGGTGCTAGAGATTCTAAAGTTAAAGAATCTATCGTCAAAAATCACGCTGTTTACTTTGCTGCTGTAGGTGGAGCTGCTGCTCTTATCGCTAAATCTGTAAAAAGCAGTGAAATTATTGCTTATGAAGATTTAGGTGCTGAAGCTATAAGAAGATTAGAGGTTGTTGACTTCCCTGCTATTGTTATTAACGATTGCAATGGAAACGACCTTTATGAGATTGCTAGAAATAGCTCAAAATAA
- a CDS encoding NADP-dependent malic enzyme gives MSTVFEKSLELHETHLGKIEVISKVAVKNKEDLSLAYSPGVAAPCLAIKENVENVYKYTSKGNMVAVVTDGSAVLGLGNIGPEAALPVMEGKAILFKEFANVDAFPICLDTQDTEEIIKAVKLIAPGFGGINLEDISAPRCVEIETRLKNELDIPVFHDDQHGTAIVVVAALINSFKLVNKSFETAKFIVSGAGAAGSSIIKLLIKMGAKDIVVNDIDGIINKDDKENYNFLKAEIAEITNPENIKGGLAEAVKGRDVFIGVSAANILSVDMVKTMNSDAIVFAMANPSPEIMPEDAIAGGAKIVGTGRSDYPNQVNNVLAFPGIFRGALDAKAKKITEEMKIAAAVGIAKLVSDEELNSEYVIPNAFDSRVATVVADEVKRIAKEQNITR, from the coding sequence ATGTCTACAGTTTTTGAAAAATCATTAGAATTGCACGAAACTCATTTAGGTAAAATTGAGGTTATCTCAAAAGTTGCTGTTAAAAATAAAGAGGATTTAAGTTTAGCTTATTCTCCAGGAGTAGCAGCTCCTTGTTTAGCTATTAAAGAAAATGTTGAAAACGTTTATAAATATACATCTAAAGGAAATATGGTAGCTGTTGTTACTGACGGTTCAGCTGTTTTAGGTCTTGGAAATATCGGTCCTGAAGCTGCACTTCCTGTAATGGAAGGAAAAGCTATCCTTTTTAAAGAATTTGCAAATGTTGATGCTTTCCCAATATGCTTAGATACACAAGATACTGAAGAGATTATAAAAGCAGTGAAATTGATTGCTCCTGGTTTCGGAGGAATAAACTTAGAAGATATTTCTGCTCCTAGATGTGTAGAAATTGAAACGAGACTAAAAAATGAACTTGATATTCCTGTTTTCCATGATGATCAACATGGAACTGCAATAGTTGTTGTTGCTGCACTTATCAACTCATTTAAACTTGTTAATAAATCTTTTGAAACAGCTAAATTTATAGTGAGTGGTGCTGGAGCTGCAGGAAGTTCTATCATTAAACTACTTATCAAAATGGGTGCTAAAGATATCGTTGTAAATGATATCGATGGTATTATAAATAAAGATGATAAAGAAAACTATAATTTCTTAAAGGCTGAAATTGCTGAAATCACAAATCCAGAAAATATCAAAGGTGGACTTGCTGAGGCCGTTAAAGGTAGAGACGTATTCATTGGTGTTTCTGCAGCTAATATCCTTTCAGTAGACATGGTTAAAACTATGAATTCAGATGCTATTGTATTTGCTATGGCTAATCCTAGCCCTGAAATCATGCCTGAAGATGCTATTGCTGGTGGTGCAAAAATTGTAGGTACTGGAAGATCTGACTATCCAAATCAAGTTAATAATGTTTTAGCTTTCCCTGGTATCTTTAGAGGTGCTTTAGATGCTAAAGCTAAAAAAATAACAGAAGAGATGAAGATTGCTGCTGCTGTTGGTATTGCTAAGTTAGTTTCTGACGAGGAGTTAAATTCAGAATATGTTATCCCTAATGCTTTTGATTCAAGAGTAGCTACTGTTGTTGCTGATGAAGTAAAAAGAATTGCTAAAGAACAGAATATAACAAGATAA
- a CDS encoding hemolysin family protein — translation MGITGKLISILCLILISAFFSMAEISLAGARKIKLQLLVDEGNEKARKVLDLQNNPGNFFTTVQIGLNIVAILAGIIGDGILTPFLSNYITNSTLSFLISFAFVTGAFIEFADLIPKRLAMVYPETIAIALVNSMGVTIKCLTPIVFVFSGIANLVFKIFNTPTSREDMITHDDIFAMVDAGAEAGVVHTKEHHLIENVFELEQRWVSSAMTTRDEIVYFTLEETEESIKQKIAEYPHSKFLVCESDIDSIYGYVGSKDILPRILKGELSGLQNIKEITIRNILIIPNTLTLSDMLDRFNEAREDFAVILNEYAHVVGVITLNDVVSTLMGDVVYPMQEEYIIKRGEGSWLIDGVTAVEDVKKVLEIESFPEEDSYETIAGFMMYMLKSIPKKGAFIEYDNYSFEVVDVDNFKIDQLLVIKKERQENEVDEDGK, via the coding sequence ATGGGAATAACAGGAAAATTAATATCAATACTTTGTTTGATTTTAATAAGTGCGTTTTTTTCAATGGCGGAAATATCTTTGGCCGGAGCGAGAAAAATAAAATTACAACTTTTAGTTGATGAGGGAAATGAGAAAGCAAGAAAAGTTTTAGACTTGCAGAATAATCCGGGGAATTTTTTTACAACAGTACAAATAGGATTAAATATAGTTGCAATCTTAGCCGGTATAATTGGAGATGGAATTTTAACACCATTTTTAAGTAATTATATAACAAACTCAACATTGAGCTTTCTAATATCTTTTGCTTTTGTAACAGGAGCTTTTATAGAGTTTGCAGACTTAATACCAAAAAGGTTAGCGATGGTTTATCCAGAAACTATAGCAATAGCATTAGTTAATTCTATGGGTGTAACTATAAAATGTTTAACTCCAATTGTTTTTGTATTTAGTGGAATAGCAAATTTAGTATTTAAAATTTTCAATACTCCAACTTCAAGAGAAGACATGATAACACATGATGATATATTTGCTATGGTGGATGCAGGAGCTGAAGCGGGCGTAGTACATACAAAAGAACATCATTTAATTGAGAACGTATTTGAGCTTGAGCAGAGATGGGTTTCTTCTGCAATGACAACAAGAGATGAAATTGTTTATTTTACTCTTGAAGAAACTGAAGAAAGTATAAAGCAAAAAATAGCTGAATATCCTCACTCAAAGTTTTTAGTTTGTGAAAGTGATATAGATTCAATATATGGATATGTAGGATCAAAAGATATTCTTCCAAGAATTTTAAAGGGAGAGTTAAGTGGTCTTCAAAATATAAAAGAGATAACAATTAGAAATATATTGATAATTCCAAATACATTAACTTTATCAGATATGTTAGATAGATTTAACGAGGCAAGAGAAGACTTTGCAGTTATACTGAATGAATATGCTCATGTTGTTGGAGTAATAACTTTAAATGACGTTGTATCAACTCTAATGGGAGATGTTGTTTATCCTATGCAAGAGGAGTATATAATAAAAAGAGGAGAGGGATCTTGGCTTATAGATGGAGTTACAGCAGTAGAAGATGTAAAGAAAGTTCTAGAAATTGAATCCTTCCCTGAAGAGGATAGTTATGAAACAATAGCAGGATTTATGATGTATATGTTAAAAAGTATTCCAAAAAAAGGTGCTTTTATAGAATATGATAATTATAGTTTTGAAGTAGTGGATGTAGACAACTTTAAGATAGACCAATTGCTTGTTATAAAAAAAGAGAGGCAAGAAAACGAAGTTGATGAGGATGGAAAGTAA
- the dapF gene encoding diaminopimelate epimerase — MKFNKMQGAGNDFILFDGIKNSYNDYSKMAKVLCDRRYGIGGDGIMIAEPSQIADIKMVYYNSDGSMGEMCGNGIRCFSKFVYEEKLVDKKELKIETGDGIKIAYLNIENEKVIDVTIFMGNAKLNPKEIPVAIEKEVILNEKIKVLNKELLFSAVLVGVPHAVIICEDLEKIEANNFGEEIEKMSIFPNKINVNFIEVIDRSNIRIKTWERGAGRTLACGTGSCSSVFIANLLGLVEKKVNVETEGGILKIQLKANDEIFMTGMAETTFKGEIIWE; from the coding sequence TTGAAATTTAATAAAATGCAAGGTGCAGGAAATGATTTTATATTGTTTGATGGCATAAAAAATAGCTATAATGATTATTCTAAGATGGCAAAGGTACTTTGTGATAGGCGTTATGGAATAGGTGGAGATGGAATAATGATTGCAGAACCTAGCCAAATAGCTGATATAAAGATGGTTTATTATAATTCTGATGGATCTATGGGTGAGATGTGTGGTAATGGAATCAGATGTTTTTCAAAATTTGTTTATGAGGAAAAATTAGTAGACAAAAAAGAATTGAAAATAGAAACAGGAGATGGGATAAAAATAGCGTATTTAAATATAGAAAACGAAAAAGTTATAGATGTGACTATATTTATGGGAAATGCTAAATTAAATCCGAAAGAGATACCAGTTGCTATAGAAAAAGAAGTTATTTTAAATGAAAAAATAAAAGTTTTAAATAAAGAATTATTATTCTCAGCAGTATTGGTAGGAGTTCCCCATGCTGTAATAATATGCGAGGATTTAGAAAAAATTGAAGCTAATAATTTTGGAGAAGAAATAGAAAAGATGAGTATTTTTCCAAATAAAATAAATGTAAATTTTATTGAGGTGATAGATAGAAGTAATATACGTATTAAAACTTGGGAAAGAGGTGCTGGTAGAACATTAGCTTGTGGAACGGGATCTTGTTCATCGGTATTTATAGCCAATCTATTAGGATTGGTAGAAAAAAAAGTTAATGTAGAAACAGAGGGTGGAATTTTAAAGATCCAACTGAAAGCCAACGATGAAATATTTATGACAGGAATGGCAGAGACTACATTTAAAGGAGAGATTATATGGGAATAA
- a CDS encoding ClC family H(+)/Cl(-) exchange transporter gives MNKEREIKNHVELLHKGNKGLYALSILVGITTGITVSIYRYGLNLAGDLRDHFLTKDVLSNPLKLFFIWSIFIAIGIFVDYLSRKFPTTGGSGIPQVKALILRKLDYLFWVKEFGVKFFGGLLGIGAGLSLGREGPSVQLGSYLGYGCSKLFKRNYTDNKYLVTAGSSAGLSGAFGAPLSGVIFSMEELHRFFSSKLIVCTFLASIFSNFISRRIFDMNPAFSLATKYPSNTNPYLQFTLFIIFGIILAFFGKLFTVSLIKSQDIFKNTKLPRIVKISSIMTLSFIICFVMPDMAGGGHHLVETLPFKNQTILFLIFMFFIKLFFTTISYATGFQGGIFLPMLVLGAILGKIYGLALISIFGFTPDFIIHYMILGMAGYFVAVVRAPITGVILILEMTGSFDHLLAIATVSIVAYYVTELLKLEPIYEILYERMPKFKTEDDLEEEKHEQLEKTLICIPVAAESEFDEKLIKDISWPKNTLVVAIRRAETEYIPKGNTKILAGDVLVLLLPKKQASKINEELFKMGTVH, from the coding sequence ATGAACAAAGAAAGAGAAATCAAAAATCACGTCGAACTCCTTCATAAAGGAAACAAAGGTTTATATGCCCTTTCAATTCTAGTTGGTATTACAACTGGTATAACTGTCTCTATCTATAGATATGGTTTAAATTTGGCTGGGGATCTAAGAGATCACTTTTTGACAAAAGATGTTCTTTCTAATCCTTTGAAACTATTTTTTATCTGGTCTATATTTATAGCTATCGGTATTTTTGTTGATTATTTATCTCGAAAATTCCCAACAACTGGAGGAAGTGGTATTCCTCAAGTTAAAGCACTTATTCTAAGAAAACTAGATTATCTATTTTGGGTAAAAGAATTTGGGGTTAAATTCTTTGGTGGATTACTAGGGATTGGAGCCGGTTTATCTTTAGGAAGAGAAGGTCCATCTGTACAATTAGGTTCTTATCTTGGATATGGATGCTCTAAACTTTTTAAAAGAAATTATACTGACAACAAATATCTTGTAACTGCTGGATCTAGTGCTGGACTTTCTGGAGCTTTTGGAGCCCCTCTATCTGGAGTTATATTCAGTATGGAAGAACTTCATCGTTTCTTTTCATCTAAATTAATTGTTTGTACTTTTTTAGCAAGTATTTTCTCTAATTTTATATCTAGAAGAATATTTGACATGAATCCAGCATTTAGTTTAGCAACAAAGTATCCATCTAATACAAACCCATACTTACAATTTACTTTATTTATAATATTTGGGATTATTTTAGCATTTTTTGGAAAACTTTTTACTGTTTCACTAATTAAATCTCAAGATATTTTTAAAAATACGAAATTACCAAGGATAGTTAAAATTTCTTCTATTATGACACTATCTTTTATTATATGTTTTGTTATGCCTGATATGGCAGGTGGTGGACATCATCTTGTTGAAACATTACCTTTTAAGAATCAAACTATTTTATTTTTAATATTTATGTTTTTTATCAAGTTATTTTTTACTACTATATCTTATGCTACTGGATTTCAAGGTGGTATTTTTCTTCCAATGTTAGTACTAGGAGCTATTTTAGGTAAAATTTATGGACTTGCTTTAATCTCTATATTTGGTTTCACTCCAGACTTCATCATCCATTATATGATACTGGGAATGGCTGGTTACTTTGTAGCTGTTGTAAGAGCACCCATTACTGGGGTTATTCTTATACTTGAAATGACTGGTAGTTTTGATCATCTACTAGCTATTGCGACTGTTTCAATCGTTGCTTATTATGTTACTGAGCTTTTAAAATTAGAGCCTATCTATGAAATTCTTTATGAGAGAATGCCTAAATTTAAAACTGAAGATGATTTAGAAGAGGAAAAACATGAACAATTAGAAAAAACACTTATCTGTATTCCTGTTGCTGCTGAATCTGAATTTGATGAAAAACTTATTAAAGATATCAGCTGGCCAAAGAATACTCTTGTTGTAGCAATTAGAAGAGCTGAAACAGAGTATATTCCAAAAGGAAATACAAAGATTTTAGCTGGGGATGTTTTAGTTCTATTGCTCCCTAAAAAACAAGCTAGTAAAATAAATGAAGAGTTATTCAAAATGGGAACAGTTCACTGA
- the fabG gene encoding 3-oxoacyl-[acyl-carrier-protein] reductase, translated as MNRIEGKIALVTGGARGIGRTIVEKLASEGAELVISCDMGEATFEQTNVRHEILNVTDREAIKELVKRIKDEFGRIDILVNNAGITKDGPFVRMSEEAWDAVINVNLKGVFNVTQAVAPLMTKNKKGSIVTISSVVGLYGNIGQANYSATKGGVIAMTKTWSKELARKGAQVRANCVAPGFISTPMTDILPEDVIQGMLDRTSLGKLGMPEDIANAVLFLASDESSYITGQTIEVSGGLAL; from the coding sequence ATGAATAGAATAGAAGGTAAAATTGCCTTAGTTACTGGTGGGGCTAGAGGAATAGGAAGAACTATAGTTGAAAAACTAGCTTCTGAAGGTGCTGAACTAGTTATCTCTTGTGATATGGGAGAGGCAACTTTTGAACAAACAAATGTTAGACATGAAATTTTAAATGTAACAGATAGAGAAGCTATTAAAGAGCTTGTAAAAAGAATAAAAGACGAGTTTGGAAGAATTGATATTCTAGTTAACAATGCTGGAATAACAAAAGATGGTCCTTTCGTTAGAATGAGCGAAGAGGCTTGGGATGCTGTAATTAATGTTAATCTAAAAGGTGTTTTTAATGTTACTCAAGCTGTTGCACCTTTAATGACAAAAAATAAAAAAGGATCAATAGTTACAATTTCATCTGTTGTAGGACTATATGGAAATATAGGACAAGCTAACTATTCAGCTACTAAAGGTGGAGTTATCGCTATGACAAAAACTTGGTCTAAAGAATTAGCTAGAAAAGGAGCTCAAGTTAGAGCGAACTGTGTAGCACCAGGATTTATCTCTACTCCAATGACTGATATTTTACCTGAAGATGTTATTCAAGGTATGCTTGATAGAACATCTCTAGGAAAACTAGGAATGCCTGAAGATATTGCAAATGCTGTTTTATTTTTAGCAAGTGATGAATCTTCTTATATAACTGGGCAAACTATCGAAGTTAGTGGTGGATTAGCTTTATAA
- the efp gene encoding elongation factor P, whose amino-acid sequence MKNAQELRAGSTVRIGNEPYVILKAEYNKSGRNSAMMKYKMKNLLNGNISDSIYKADDKMDDIRLDKVKAVYSYNDGDFYVFSNPETWDQIELKDEDLGDALNYLEEGMELEVVYYESTPVAVELPTFVERQITYTEPGLRGDTSGKVMKSAKINTGFEIQVPLFVEQDEWIKIDTRSNEYVERIKR is encoded by the coding sequence ATGAAAAACGCTCAAGAATTAAGAGCAGGAAGTACAGTAAGAATCGGAAACGAACCTTATGTAATTCTAAAAGCAGAATATAACAAATCAGGAAGAAACTCAGCTATGATGAAGTACAAAATGAAGAACTTATTAAATGGAAATATATCAGATTCTATTTACAAAGCTGACGATAAAATGGACGATATCAGATTAGATAAAGTTAAAGCAGTATACTCTTATAACGATGGAGATTTCTATGTATTCTCTAACCCAGAAACTTGGGATCAAATCGAGTTAAAAGATGAGGATTTAGGAGACGCTTTAAACTATTTAGAAGAAGGAATGGAATTAGAGGTTGTTTACTATGAGTCAACTCCAGTTGCAGTAGAGTTACCTACATTTGTTGAGAGACAAATAACTTATACAGAGCCAGGATTAAGAGGAGATACTTCAGGAAAAGTAATGAAGTCAGCTAAAATCAATACAGGATTTGAAATTCAAGTTCCTCTATTCGTAGAGCAAGATGAGTGGATCAAGATTGATACTAGATCAAACGAATATGTAGAGAGAATCAAAAGATAA
- the earP gene encoding elongation factor P maturation arginine rhamnosyltransferase EarP — MLIGSLDIFCEIIDNYGDIGVVYRLAKEMKKIHGDEVKIRVVLNRLDEFLKINKKAKNIECQEIDDIIYMTEDFLAKNVCTFSPANVIIEAFGCNVLGEYLEKAKEQSSILINLEYLSGEEWIEDVHLMESQMGAPKLKKYFFMPGFTEKTGGVIVDSLFLERKNKVLSNKEIYLEKYLKGLDYKDMLLGTVFSYEKNFFPLVDALINNGKQNCLLILGEKSQISFLELFKKIDVVKLDDETYNIKNITIKFMPFLEQEEYEELINIVDYNFVRGEDSFIRALLTGKPFVWHIYLQEELAHMDKIEGFIDRFKEVLKKEDIDFLEEYTKLLKDYNFRESNSFEIGSENFNDFFKNFEEIKKFSEKYSEFIISKCNLIDKLNRFILKY, encoded by the coding sequence ATGTTAATTGGAAGTTTAGATATTTTCTGTGAGATAATAGATAATTATGGGGATATCGGAGTTGTTTATAGATTAGCAAAAGAGATGAAAAAAATTCATGGAGATGAAGTTAAAATAAGAGTTGTTTTAAATAGACTTGATGAGTTTTTAAAAATAAATAAAAAAGCAAAAAATATTGAATGTCAAGAAATAGACGATATTATTTATATGACAGAGGATTTTTTAGCTAAAAATGTATGTACTTTTTCTCCTGCAAATGTTATAATAGAGGCCTTTGGGTGTAACGTTTTAGGGGAGTATTTGGAAAAAGCTAAGGAGCAATCATCTATTTTAATAAACTTAGAATATCTATCTGGAGAAGAATGGATAGAAGATGTACACTTGATGGAATCTCAAATGGGAGCTCCTAAATTAAAGAAATATTTCTTTATGCCTGGTTTTACAGAAAAAACTGGTGGAGTAATCGTAGATAGTCTTTTTTTAGAAAGAAAAAACAAAGTTTTATCTAATAAAGAGATCTATTTAGAAAAATATTTGAAAGGTTTAGATTATAAAGATATGTTATTGGGAACAGTCTTTAGCTATGAAAAAAATTTCTTTCCATTAGTGGATGCCTTAATAAATAATGGTAAACAAAATTGTTTGTTGATATTAGGAGAAAAAAGTCAAATTAGCTTTTTAGAACTATTCAAAAAAATAGATGTTGTAAAATTAGATGATGAAACTTATAATATAAAAAATATAACAATTAAATTTATGCCATTTTTGGAACAAGAAGAGTATGAAGAGTTAATAAATATAGTTGATTATAATTTTGTAAGAGGAGAAGACTCTTTCATAAGAGCATTACTTACAGGAAAGCCTTTTGTTTGGCATATATATCTCCAAGAAGAGTTAGCACATATGGATAAGATAGAAGGTTTCATAGACAGATTTAAAGAAGTTCTAAAAAAGGAAGATATAGACTTTTTAGAAGAATATACGAAGCTATTAAAAGATTATAATTTCAGAGAAAGTAATTCTTTTGAGATTGGTTCTGAGAATTTCAATGATTTTTTCAAAAATTTTGAAGAGATTAAGAAATTTTCTGAAAAATACTCAGAGTTTATTATTTCTAAGTGTAATCTTATAGATAAATTAAATAGATTTATTTTAAAATATTAG